A stretch of Rhodoferax potami DNA encodes these proteins:
- a CDS encoding 3-hydroxyacyl-CoA dehydrogenase NAD-binding domain-containing protein — protein sequence MEHDNASPAVTGHRHGRVWVITVNNPPVNALSAAVRLGLFDAIEQGEAQPEVGAVLIVSEGKTFIAGADIREFGKPLVSPSLPDVCNRIEACSKPVVVALQGAALGGGLEVALSAHYRLALPGAKVGLPEVDLGLMPGAGGTQRAPRLMGAKAASAFMLSGKPVDAHAALEAGLVDRVTDSSLTALDAGLAYANELLAQGAPVRRVRDIAITNPKIALSELSALEQDTAKKSPGLFSPLKILEAVRASVELPFDEGLSLERRLFMGCIDSPQRAGLIHAFFAEREVSKVPEARGAAPRTVDSVAVVGGGTMGAGIAVAALDAGLLVTMVERDADSLARGVVNVTKVYDGLIAKSRLTEAHKMATLARFRPSTDFADLAAADLVIEAVFEDLEVKKAVFQQLDAVCKPGAVLATNTSYLDIDAIAAATRRPQDVIGLHFFSPANIMKLLEIVVPARVSPNVVVTAFELAKRMKKVPVRAGVCDGFIGNRILASYKQAADYMMEDGASPYEIDAAVRAFGYPMGPCQVTDLAGGDIGWATRKRRAATRDPKARYVEIADRICERGWFGQKTGRGFYLYPQGARTGQPDPEVLAIVDAERTRKGITPRSFTPEEIMRRYMAAMVNEGAKVLADGIALRPLDIDVTFLYGYGFPRFRGGPMKYADTVGLANILADIRAFAQEDPLFWQPAPLLEKLVAKGQDFASLNQLPT from the coding sequence ATGGAGCACGACAACGCGTCACCCGCAGTGACCGGCCACCGGCATGGCCGCGTGTGGGTCATCACCGTCAACAACCCGCCCGTCAACGCGCTGAGCGCAGCGGTGCGCCTGGGCCTGTTTGACGCCATCGAACAGGGCGAGGCCCAGCCGGAGGTGGGCGCGGTATTGATCGTGAGCGAGGGCAAAACTTTTATCGCCGGCGCAGACATCCGCGAATTTGGCAAGCCCCTCGTGTCACCGTCGCTGCCCGACGTATGCAACCGCATCGAGGCGTGCAGCAAACCAGTAGTGGTTGCCCTGCAAGGCGCCGCATTGGGTGGTGGCCTGGAAGTAGCGCTGAGTGCGCACTACCGCTTAGCCCTGCCCGGCGCCAAAGTGGGCTTGCCGGAGGTCGACCTAGGCCTGATGCCCGGCGCCGGTGGCACACAACGCGCGCCCCGCCTCATGGGCGCGAAAGCTGCCTCGGCGTTCATGCTCAGTGGCAAACCGGTGGACGCGCACGCCGCACTTGAAGCCGGTTTGGTGGACCGCGTCACGGATAGCAGCCTCACCGCCCTGGATGCCGGCTTGGCCTATGCCAACGAACTGCTGGCCCAAGGTGCGCCGGTACGGCGTGTGCGCGATATCGCAATTACCAACCCTAAGATCGCCCTGTCAGAGCTGAGTGCTCTGGAACAAGATACGGCCAAAAAGTCGCCCGGGCTGTTCTCACCACTCAAGATCCTTGAAGCGGTACGCGCATCAGTAGAGCTGCCGTTTGACGAGGGACTGAGCCTGGAGCGCCGTTTGTTCATGGGCTGCATCGACAGCCCGCAACGTGCAGGTCTGATCCACGCATTTTTCGCCGAGCGCGAGGTGAGCAAAGTGCCCGAAGCCCGTGGCGCCGCGCCACGCACAGTGGATAGCGTGGCTGTCGTCGGCGGGGGCACCATGGGCGCAGGCATTGCCGTGGCGGCGCTGGATGCCGGACTGCTGGTGACCATGGTGGAGCGCGATGCGGACTCGCTTGCCCGTGGCGTCGTCAATGTGACCAAGGTCTACGACGGTTTGATCGCCAAAAGCCGCCTCACTGAGGCGCACAAGATGGCCACCCTCGCCCGCTTCAGGCCCAGTACTGACTTTGCCGACCTTGCAGCCGCCGACCTGGTGATCGAAGCAGTGTTCGAAGACCTGGAAGTCAAAAAAGCCGTTTTCCAGCAACTGGACGCGGTGTGCAAGCCCGGCGCGGTGCTGGCAACCAATACCTCGTACCTCGATATCGACGCCATCGCTGCAGCAACCCGCCGCCCACAAGACGTGATCGGTCTGCACTTTTTCAGCCCGGCAAATATCATGAAGCTGCTGGAAATTGTTGTGCCCGCCCGCGTCAGCCCGAATGTGGTGGTCACGGCCTTTGAACTGGCCAAACGCATGAAAAAAGTGCCGGTCCGCGCAGGGGTCTGCGACGGTTTTATCGGGAACCGCATCCTAGCGAGCTACAAGCAGGCAGCTGATTACATGATGGAAGACGGTGCCAGCCCCTACGAGATCGATGCGGCAGTGCGGGCTTTCGGCTACCCCATGGGTCCGTGCCAAGTGACCGATCTGGCCGGTGGAGACATCGGCTGGGCCACCCGCAAACGCCGTGCAGCCACACGCGACCCGAAAGCCCGTTATGTCGAAATCGCTGACCGCATCTGCGAGCGCGGCTGGTTCGGCCAGAAAACCGGCCGCGGGTTTTACCTTTACCCGCAAGGCGCCCGCACCGGCCAGCCTGATCCGGAGGTGCTCGCCATTGTGGACGCCGAACGCACCAGAAAAGGCATCACTCCACGCAGCTTCACCCCCGAGGAAATCATGCGCCGCTACATGGCCGCCATGGTTAACGAGGGAGCCAAGGTGCTGGCCGATGGGATCGCACTGCGGCCGCTGGACATTGATGTGACGTTTCTTTACGGCTACGGTTTCCCACGCTTTCGGGGCGGCCCCATGAAATACGCCGACACCGTGGGTCTTGCCAACATCCTGGCCGATATACGGGCCTTCGCCCAAGAAGACCCGCTGTTCTGGCAGCCCGCACCCTTGCTGGAAAAACTGGTGGCCAAGGGCCAAGATTTCGCGAGCCTGAACCAGCTGCCCACTTGA
- a CDS encoding acetyl-CoA C-acyltransferase: MRQAVIVSTARTPLTKSHRGELNITPGPTLASFAVRAAVDRAGIDPALIEDAILGCGYPEGITGRNVARQAIIRSQLPLSIGGTTVNRFCASGLQAIAIAAGRIVVDGAPAMIAGGVESISGIRSRQDGQSGLDPWIQEHKPALYMEMIDTADIVARRYHISREAQDRFSVESQRKVAQAQAAGRYADEIVSITTTMAVTDKDTGTVSQREAKVDRDTCNRAGTTYESLVKLAPVKGADQFITAGNASQLSDGASACVLMEAGEAERLGLQALGAFRGMAIAGCEPDEMGIGPVYAVPKLLKRHGLTVDDIDLWELNEAFASQAIYCQQTLDIPADRLNVNGGAIAIGHPFGMTGARLAGHILLEGRRRNAEGQRVKWGVVTMCIAGGMGAAGLFEIF; encoded by the coding sequence ATGCGCCAGGCCGTTATCGTCTCGACCGCTCGCACGCCACTGACCAAATCGCACCGTGGCGAGCTCAACATCACGCCGGGCCCCACGCTAGCCAGCTTTGCGGTCCGTGCTGCGGTCGACCGCGCAGGGATTGACCCCGCGCTGATCGAGGACGCCATTCTGGGCTGCGGCTACCCCGAAGGCATCACCGGGCGCAATGTGGCACGCCAGGCCATCATCCGCTCGCAACTGCCCTTGTCCATCGGCGGCACCACGGTGAACCGCTTCTGCGCATCGGGCTTGCAAGCCATTGCGATCGCTGCCGGGCGCATCGTGGTGGACGGAGCACCGGCCATGATTGCCGGTGGTGTGGAAAGTATTTCAGGCATCCGCTCGCGCCAGGATGGCCAAAGCGGCCTGGACCCGTGGATCCAGGAGCACAAACCCGCGCTGTACATGGAAATGATCGACACCGCCGATATCGTGGCCCGCCGATACCACATCAGCCGCGAAGCGCAAGACCGTTTCTCGGTCGAAAGCCAGCGCAAAGTGGCCCAAGCGCAAGCCGCCGGCCGGTATGCCGATGAAATTGTCTCCATCACCACCACCATGGCAGTGACGGACAAAGACACCGGCACGGTAAGCCAACGCGAGGCTAAGGTCGACCGGGACACCTGCAACCGCGCGGGCACCACCTACGAATCCCTGGTCAAACTGGCGCCTGTGAAAGGGGCGGACCAGTTCATCACCGCCGGCAATGCCTCGCAACTGTCCGACGGTGCCAGCGCCTGCGTGCTGATGGAGGCTGGAGAGGCCGAGCGCCTGGGGCTGCAAGCGCTGGGTGCCTTCCGTGGCATGGCCATAGCGGGTTGCGAGCCGGATGAAATGGGTATCGGCCCGGTCTATGCCGTGCCCAAACTACTGAAGCGCCACGGCCTGACGGTGGACGACATCGACCTGTGGGAGCTGAACGAGGCATTTGCCTCACAAGCCATTTACTGCCAGCAAACGCTGGATATTCCGGCCGACCGCCTGAACGTGAACGGCGGTGCCATCGCCATCGGTCACCCCTTTGGCATGACAGGTGCAAGGCTGGCAGGTCACATTTTGCTGGAAGGCCGCCGCCGCAATGCAGAGGGCCAGCGCGTCAAATGGGGCGTGGTAACCATGTGCATTGCCGGTGGCATGGGTGCCGCCGGACTGTTTGAAATTTTCTGA
- a CDS encoding acyl-CoA dehydrogenase family protein, giving the protein MDLQFTPQEQAFRDDVRAFLKDQLPARIANQVKAGQRLSKADQEEWHAILNARGWLANHWPEAHGGPGWSTVQKFIFDTECALAGGPRIVPFGVNMLGPVLIKYANAQQKAHWLPRILSGEDWWCQGYSEPGAGSDLASVKTTAVRVTDASGDHYIVNGQKTWTTQGQHANMIFCLVRTDREAKAQSGISFLLMDMNSPGVDLRPIRTLDGDCEVNEVFFTNVKVPAKNLVGEENKGWTYAKYLLTYERTGIAGVGFCIAALVKLKVIAARVLKNGKPLDQDPLFAARMARVDIDLENMKTTNLRVIAAAASGGVPGAESSMLKIRGTEIRQEILSLIRRAMGPYALPFEEEAQYAGYAEPLLGEPEAATAAAHYFNYRKLSIFGGSNEIQKNIISKMILGL; this is encoded by the coding sequence ATGGATCTCCAATTCACCCCCCAAGAGCAAGCCTTCCGCGACGATGTGCGGGCCTTCCTGAAAGACCAACTGCCCGCCCGCATTGCCAACCAGGTGAAAGCCGGCCAACGCCTGAGCAAAGCCGACCAGGAAGAATGGCACGCCATCCTCAACGCCCGCGGCTGGCTGGCCAACCACTGGCCCGAGGCCCATGGCGGCCCCGGGTGGAGCACCGTGCAGAAGTTTATTTTCGATACCGAATGCGCACTGGCGGGTGGCCCGCGCATCGTGCCGTTTGGCGTGAATATGCTGGGCCCAGTGCTCATCAAATATGCCAATGCGCAGCAAAAAGCGCACTGGCTGCCGCGCATCCTGAGCGGCGAAGACTGGTGGTGTCAGGGGTACTCCGAGCCCGGCGCGGGCTCAGACCTGGCATCGGTCAAGACCACTGCGGTCCGGGTCACCGATGCAAGTGGCGATCACTACATCGTCAACGGCCAGAAGACCTGGACCACCCAAGGCCAGCACGCCAACATGATTTTTTGCCTAGTGCGCACCGACCGCGAGGCCAAAGCCCAATCAGGCATCAGCTTCTTGCTGATGGATATGAATTCACCGGGTGTGGATTTGCGCCCTATCCGCACGCTGGATGGCGACTGCGAGGTGAACGAGGTGTTTTTCACCAACGTGAAAGTGCCCGCCAAAAACTTGGTCGGTGAAGAAAACAAGGGGTGGACTTACGCCAAATACCTGCTCACCTATGAGCGCACCGGTATCGCGGGCGTGGGCTTTTGTATTGCGGCGCTGGTCAAGCTCAAGGTGATTGCCGCGCGGGTCTTGAAAAACGGTAAACCCCTCGACCAAGACCCGCTGTTCGCAGCCCGTATGGCCCGTGTAGACATCGATCTCGAGAACATGAAAACCACCAATCTGCGGGTCATTGCCGCTGCCGCCAGCGGTGGTGTGCCTGGCGCGGAGAGCTCGATGCTCAAGATCCGCGGCACCGAGATCCGGCAAGAAATCCTGTCGCTCATCCGCCGCGCCATGGGGCCCTATGCCCTTCCATTTGAAGAAGAAGCCCAATACGCCGGCTATGCCGAGCCCCTGCTGGGCGAGCCCGAGGCGGCTACCGCAGCGGCCCACTACTTCAACTACCGCAAGCTGTCGATCTTCGGTGGCTCCAACGAAATCCAGAAAAACATCATCTCCAAGATGATTTTGGGCCTTTGA
- a CDS encoding acyl-CoA dehydrogenase family protein codes for MNFQHTEDRHMLADSLNRFLSEKNGIEIRHQSAGSALGFSREVYAGLAELGTIGALFPEDAGGFGGTGFDVSVVFECLGSNLAVEPLLGALVVGQALIAAGTDAQRAALESIMAGTSVAALAHEEPGSHYELSHVTLSATPAADPSAGDWVLNGRKAVVPMGDAADLLLVSARTAGQPLDADGISLFLVQGDAPGVSRRGNGRIDGGRTAELTFTNVAVDASALLGAPGQGLAVLERISGYALLALAAESLGAMDMAKDQTLEYLRTRKQFGVPIGSFQALQHRMADLLLEVEQARSAVINAAAAVDDTDRTTRERALSAAKYSVGRIGTLVAEESIQMHGGIGMTWELPLAHYAKRLVMIDHQFGDEDHHLARFIALGQAAVCA; via the coding sequence ATGAACTTCCAACACACCGAAGACCGCCACATGCTGGCGGATTCACTGAATCGCTTTCTGTCGGAAAAAAATGGCATCGAGATCCGCCACCAGAGCGCTGGCAGCGCGCTTGGCTTTTCCCGAGAGGTCTATGCCGGTCTGGCGGAATTGGGCACCATCGGCGCGCTGTTTCCGGAAGATGCGGGTGGCTTTGGCGGCACCGGTTTTGACGTGAGCGTGGTGTTTGAATGCCTGGGCAGTAACCTAGCGGTAGAGCCCTTGCTGGGCGCGCTGGTGGTCGGGCAAGCCCTGATCGCAGCGGGCACCGACGCACAGCGGGCCGCTCTGGAATCCATCATGGCGGGCACGAGCGTTGCGGCACTGGCGCACGAGGAGCCCGGCAGCCATTACGAACTGAGCCATGTCACCCTGAGCGCAACCCCAGCGGCCGACCCTTCAGCCGGCGACTGGGTGCTGAATGGCCGCAAGGCGGTGGTACCCATGGGCGATGCGGCCGACCTGCTGTTGGTGTCCGCCCGCACCGCGGGGCAGCCGCTGGACGCCGACGGTATCAGCCTGTTCCTTGTTCAGGGCGATGCTCCGGGTGTGAGCCGGCGTGGGAACGGCCGCATCGACGGCGGCCGCACCGCCGAGTTGACATTTACAAACGTGGCGGTAGATGCCAGCGCCCTGCTAGGCGCACCGGGCCAAGGCCTGGCTGTGCTGGAACGCATCAGTGGCTACGCGCTGTTAGCGCTGGCAGCTGAAAGCTTGGGGGCCATGGACATGGCCAAAGACCAGACACTGGAATACCTACGCACCCGCAAACAATTTGGGGTACCGATCGGTAGCTTCCAGGCGCTGCAGCACCGCATGGCCGACTTGCTGCTGGAAGTGGAGCAAGCCCGCTCGGCGGTGATCAACGCCGCCGCAGCGGTGGACGACACCGATCGCACCACACGCGAGAGAGCCTTGTCTGCCGCGAAATACAGCGTAGGCCGCATCGGCACACTGGTGGCGGAAGAAAGCATCCAGATGCATGGCGGTATCGGCATGACTTGGGAGCTGCCACTGGCGCACTATGCCAAACGCCTGGTGATGATCGACCACCAGTTTGGCGACGAAGACCATCACCTGGCCCGCTTTATCGCTCTAGGGCAGGCAGCTGTCTGCGCTTAA
- a CDS encoding CaiB/BaiF CoA transferase family protein — MEPTLPNPGTDQPDLPLSGVRVLDLSRVFAGPLCGQVLADFGAEVIKVEHPGRGDDTRDWGIRIGKTETTYYNGMNRNKRSITLDLQSPEAISIVREMLPQFDVVIHNFKTGGAEKLGLGFEQLKVIKPDLIYCAIAGYDTSGPEAKRPGYDLVIQGEAGLMALNGDSGMPPLKFGVAVVDMMTGMYAAQAVLAALFRRERTHKGQLIEMALYDCGVMVTGYYGLDALILGKDPARYGNAHPSIMPYGMFEAADGPLIIAVGNNSQFDKFCRQVVMRPDIVEDPRFTTNVERARNRVALAPLLTELICQFPRDVLLERLMAQGIPCGKVAGLHEALTSERTQRGGLVQNMPHPVAGTTHVFAPPYRLDGQRLPIRNAPPTLGEGTREVLTQLLHMTDAQLEALRARGVLTLPE; from the coding sequence ATGGAACCCACCCTACCAAACCCCGGCACTGACCAACCCGACCTGCCCTTAAGCGGCGTGCGGGTGCTGGACCTCTCACGCGTATTTGCCGGGCCACTGTGCGGCCAGGTGTTAGCCGACTTTGGCGCCGAAGTTATCAAGGTGGAGCACCCCGGTCGCGGCGACGACACCCGGGACTGGGGTATTCGCATTGGCAAAACCGAGACCACGTACTACAACGGCATGAACCGCAACAAGCGGTCCATCACCCTGGACCTGCAAAGCCCCGAGGCCATCAGCATCGTCCGGGAGATGCTGCCGCAGTTCGATGTGGTCATCCACAACTTCAAGACCGGTGGTGCCGAAAAGTTGGGCCTGGGCTTTGAGCAGCTCAAGGTCATCAAGCCAGACCTGATCTACTGCGCCATCGCGGGCTACGACACGAGCGGCCCCGAGGCCAAGCGCCCGGGATACGACCTCGTTATTCAAGGCGAGGCCGGCTTGATGGCTTTAAATGGCGACTCCGGCATGCCGCCACTGAAGTTCGGCGTGGCAGTGGTAGACATGATGACCGGCATGTACGCTGCACAGGCCGTGCTGGCCGCATTGTTCCGCCGTGAGCGCACGCACAAAGGCCAGCTGATCGAGATGGCGCTCTACGACTGCGGCGTGATGGTCACCGGTTACTACGGTCTGGACGCGCTGATCTTGGGCAAAGACCCTGCCCGCTATGGCAATGCCCACCCGTCCATCATGCCCTATGGCATGTTTGAAGCGGCCGACGGCCCGTTGATCATTGCCGTGGGCAACAACAGCCAGTTCGACAAATTCTGCCGCCAGGTGGTGATGCGACCTGACATCGTCGAAGACCCCCGCTTTACCACCAACGTGGAACGTGCCCGCAACCGGGTGGCCTTGGCTCCCCTGCTCACCGAGCTGATCTGCCAGTTCCCGCGCGACGTGCTGTTGGAGCGCTTGATGGCCCAGGGGATCCCCTGCGGCAAGGTGGCTGGCTTGCACGAAGCGCTCACCAGCGAGCGCACCCAACGTGGCGGGCTGGTGCAGAACATGCCGCACCCTGTGGCAGGTACCACCCACGTATTTGCGCCGCCCTACCGGTTGGACGGGCAGCGCCTGCCGATCCGGAATGCGCCGCCCACCCTGGGCGAAGGCACGCGCGAGGTGCTGACGCAACTGCTACACATGACCGACGCCCAACTGGAGGCGCTGCGTGCCCGGGGTGTGCTGACGCTACCCGAATAA